A single Branchiostoma floridae strain S238N-H82 chromosome 11, Bfl_VNyyK, whole genome shotgun sequence DNA region contains:
- the LOC118425312 gene encoding von Willebrand factor A domain-containing protein 7-like yields MPFLPCFASGSVDCQNNLIAGSLLTSGYKSGQTITKPVVVTSLFGKCSHGGLMDDSRLQVPTGGINKETSVPDLSPHYHLHGPAAQAAIQATMNFFVAPGYGLLSQIGSDKFKQLLNLGSGNSLVFVIDISGSMSNDLTAVKRETVEIVNSNTGVTAPYNYILSTFSDPEIGPVRTTRNSAQMINWLNGLSVSGGGDCPEYCFSGIELALRQCLPESKVYVFTDADPKDPEKYDSVVSLVTEKRTIINFLLTGECSRRQGQEESAPQPKGGDHTKSFSDLFGQLAQVSGGSVYEGDKDEIDELTEVINVAVSNSAPVVLTKATLSPGSGRVVPIQIDSTLQEFVISLVGSISAPRVTVETPSGSTQAFGTADAEIAVNVGNNHVYRLNSPQPGSWKLRFIDTQQYMLEVTGKSTVDFTYQFVKKGSNGIVLPIEGRPVAGVNTSIIAEVLGSENIRELNRLALVNGEGQELVSSALVSLGGILGTKYSTALVLPSTEFRMKVEGMDVNNSTFQRVQSIFINPQSFELSREGQKEQLYAGSTADVHFRIVNHGSRATFTATATDDVSMVQSVSFSTITLDANANSTGYIRFRAPSGAAVGTTSTATLSVSGSGGMSNSIVVRMTVEPRIVVTVDTVDPTCIIRTATGNCTLEQQHSSTCHLHQWSLDVEVRDEDSGVYSLTASPGGNGTSFTHDSFTPGAAGTTIAATYTSNCCKPRGSITVSDKSGNAVQCAADYYIPTTAPPPTTPTPSTTPIPSTTPKITTTEPTTTTLELATTEEPTTPLQQTTADSFTTDTMYSTEEQTTPAIQITSDGVVSSSTTAALVACGTVAAVAVTAISAAYFCKRKPSVKPYRVQH; encoded by the exons ATGCCATTCCTTCCATGTTTCGCCAGTGGGTCTGTTGACTGCCAAAACAATCTTATCGCCGGGTCTCTACTAACAAGTGGATACAAGAGTGGCCAAACAATTACAAAGCCAGTCG TGGTTACATCCCTTTTTGGTAAGTGCAGTCATGGGGGACTGATGGATGATTCGCGTCTGCAAGTCCCGACAGGAGGGATCAATAAAGAAACCAGCGTCCCTGACCTCTCACCACATTACCACCTGCACGGTCCCGCCGCACAGGCTGCAATACAGGCAACAATGAACTTTTTTGTTGCGCCAG GTTACGGGCTTCTATCACAGATCGGCTCAGACAAATTCAAGCAGCTGCTAAACCTCGGTTCCGGAAACTCCTTGGTGTTTGTCATCGACATATCAGGCAGCATGAGCAATGACTTAACAGCAGTTAAGCGGGAAACAGTTGAAATTGTTAATAGCAATACTGGCGTCACTGCGCCGTACAACTACATTCTGTCTACTTTTAGTGATCCAG AGATTGGCCCGGTGCGCACCACCAGGAACTCTGCTCAAATGATCAACTGGCTAAACGGGTTATCGGTGTCAGGTGGAGGAGACTGTCCGGAATACTGCTTCAGTGGAATCGAACTTGCTCTCAGACAGTGTCTGCCTGAGTCAAAAGTGTACGTCTTTACGGACGCTGATCCGAAAGATCCAGAAAAATATGATTCCGTTGTATCATTGGTAACTGAAAAAAGGACAATTATCAACTTTCTCCTGACAGGCGAGTGTAGCAGACGCCAGGGGCAAGAAGAAAGTGCTCCTCAACCCAAAG GTGGCGATCACACAAAAAGCTTTAGCGATCTGTTTGGGCAACTTGCACAGGTTTCAGGTGGATCTGTCTACGAAGGTGACAAGGACGAGATAGACGAATTGACCGAAGTCATCAATGTAGCCGTATCCAACTCCGCGCCGGTGGTTCTCACAAAAGCCACATTGTCACCTGGAAGTGGACGAGTCGTGCCCATACAGATTGACAGCACCCTCCAGGAGTTCGTCATCTCTCTAGTTGGCAGCATTTCCGCCCCTCGTGTCACTGTAGAAACACCTTCAG GATCTACACAAGCATTTGGTACCGCTGACGCAGAAATCGCTGTAAACGTGGGTAACAACCACGTCTATCGTCTCAACAGTCCACAGCCGGGTTCATGGAAGCTCAGGTTTATCG ACACTCAACAGTATATGCTGGAGGTGACAGGAAAGAGCACTGTTGACTTTACCTACCAGTTCGTGAAGAAGGGGAGTAACGGCATTGTTCTTCCAATCGAAGGCAGACCCGTGGCAG GTGTGAACACATCTATCATAGCAGAAGTTCTTGGCTCAGAGAATATTCGAGAGCTCAACAGACTTGCACTCGTGAATGGAGAAGGGCAGGAGTTGGTATCTTCCGCACTCGTCTCACTGGGAGGAATACTAGGAACCAAGTATTCTACTGCCCTTGTCCTTCCCTCCACG GAATTCCGAATGAAGGTTGAAGGGATGGATGTGAACAATAGCACTTTCCAGCGTGTGCAGTCAATTTTCATCAACCCACAAAGCTTCGAGTTATCTCGTGAAGGCCAAAAAG AACAACTCTATGCAGGCAGCACAGCTGATGTTCATTTCCGGATTGTGAACCATGGAAGCAGGGCCACATTTACTGCAACAGCAACGGATGATGTATCTATGGTGCAATCTGTGTCATTCAGCACGATAACGTTAGATGCAAATGCAAACTCTACCGGCTACATTCGTTTTAGGGCTCCAAGTGGGGCAGCAGTTGGAACCACAAG TACTGCAACTCTGTCTGTGTCAGGCTCAGGCGGCATGTCAAATTCAATTGTAGTCAGGATGACTGTAGAGCCTCGCATTGTTGTG ACTGTAGACACAGTTGACCCAACTTGCATAATCAGGACAGCTACCGGTAACTGCACCCTAGAGCAGCAGCATTCTTCCACATGCCACCTCCACCAGTGGTCCTTAGATGTGGAGGTCAGGGACGAAGACTCTGGGGTCTACAGTCTTACTGCATCACCTGGTGGGAATGGAACTTCTTTCACTCATGACAGCTTCACCCCAGGCGCTGCTGGCACAACCATCGCTGCTACGTATAC TTCTAATTGCTGTAAACCACGTGGGTCGATCACAGTGTCTGATAAATCAGGGAATGCTGTACAGTGTGCCGCTGATTACTACATCCCAACAACGGCACCTCCACCAACAACGCCTACTCCAAGTACAACGCCCATCCCGTCAACTACACCAAAAATCACCACGACAGAACCAACAACCACCACTCTTGAACTGGCAACAACAGAAGAACCAACCACACCACTACAGCAGACCACTGCCGATTCTTTCACCACGGATACAATGTATTCAACAGAGGAGCAAACCACCCCTGCCATACAGATCACATCT GACGGGGTTGTATCGAGTTCAACAACAGCCGCACTTGTGGCATGTGGAACTGTTGCTGCTGTCGCTGTGACAGCCATCAGTGCCGCCTACTTCTGCAAGAGGAAGCCATCTGTGAAACCATACAGAGTTCAGCATTAG